One window of Clostridia bacterium genomic DNA carries:
- a CDS encoding KR domain-containing protein, translated as MSKVFSKSKVDIAIIGIHGRFPQAETRKQFWMNLCEGRNCIEGIPEERWHGIFGENTGPSDPSIKKWGGFIKDIDKFDPGLFRISPKEAAEMDPQQRLFLESVWTAMEDAGYGNHRKESAGRVGLFVGAMWHEYSLHSHTYSYMQNKYGGPGSLMWAIANRTSFIMNFKGPSIAVDTACSSSAVAVHMACRSLLSDECDMAVAGGINLNTHLRKFDYLSHENLLASGPKKSCFQPGSEGYLPGEGVGSLLLKPLQKAVNDGDKIYAVIRGSHTNHNGSGMFFRTPDSEAQCRLLCDAYKKSGIDPRTISYIEMSAFGSEMVDITELAGLSKAFRQFTGDKQFCTLGTLKPNIGHLEAASGIAQIIKVLLQLQHRKLLPSRFCDPVPEDLFLETSPFSLQRELRDWKQPQLKRGRKAGNTPRRAGISCFGAGGTNVHLILEEYIAPQVFSNTSAADYVKREESLIILSAEQPEVLDEYLQRLSSYIKENTDHTGINLQDMEYTLQIGREAMKERIAFIAYSPEDLSAKIDRYLKSENTEIEVFRGTAASKVRVAVSAEQMKEASLAELAAHWVRGAVIEWRQLYKDSKRMRISLPTYPFLRQSYWLKHHNETEPHIKADAGTNTTFQSQESRTKQQVVSCLKELLAEELGVSYKALDETEMIWNYGLDSLSIKKLNAQIKKKFGKIPSTVFFDCQTISELADYLMENCNNEKICAIDIDSNQKEPESYISCSNQEQTAVRTYKKSVSIQEDKYDTTAIAIIGISGRYPMADNISELWENIKSGRDCITGIPEERLDYWQQFGIESSMNKSSYAQWGGFIKDFDKFDPLFFNITPREAELMDPQERLFLQTVWEAIEDAGYAGQGLGSVSGWENAPVGVFVGAMWSEYQIFGVTEALKGNLISPSSALWSIPNRVSYFFNFSGPSMSVDSACSSSLTAIHLACESLKRNECAVAVAGGVSLSMHPVKYVYLNQRKFASSDGKCRSFGEGGDGYVPGEGVGAVILKPLSQAVKDGDHIYGVIRGSGVSHGGRANGYTVPNPKAQADLIRNVLNKARVNPRDVGYIEAHGTGTALGDPIEVEGLTKAFRTGTPENQFCSIGSVKSNIGHCESAAGIAGLTKVLLQMKYGQLIPSLHSKVLNPNIDFIDTPFKVQQELAEWKRPVAMNNGQLRECPRIAGISSFGAGGSNGHILVEEYIQEPDRNNWVGDIQQHPVIILLSARSSEQLHEQARRLLAAVRQKQFSDSELVSVAYTLQVGREAMEERLAMIVDSVGDLERKLGDFLSGRGNATDICCGQIKSSKEAMSVFTVDEELKEAIDKWIQKGKYWRLLEFWVKGLAIDWNKLYGDKRPMRVSLPTYPFAGERYWIPGSAMRCEAEISGLQVEEGHQAKRKLCLLEKNWELCTAAPTKNFYKTVAILTKSETEGLASQLSQYFSSSRIFNIAELESQIGQPEAVWKEYDGCIDLTGCGSVKTGLSVWIEWHQKLIEYGHKDGMMLLCVSNGLESYRNNRVDLTGAVNAGLYRMLQSEYGHLSSRHMDSDLEIGDKALAEQIACEFLMDCEESEVCYRDGKRYRAFLKETDESIKKHEALKFPEGHVLWITGGTRGLGHLCAKHFVTNYGVKRLVLTGRESIPPKEQWSSLKRQNTSIAQKIKAIEDLEMLGAQVHTVSVSLTDGNALRDVLTEVENTMGKIGGVIHCAGITDAENPAFIRKSVTSVERVLEPKVYGLDKLYEVFSDRPLKFFVLFSSVSAIIPTLATGQSDYAMGNAYMDYFAEAKVNSYPVISIQWPSWKETGFGEVKNRAYLQTGLLSHTDTEGLQLLDWILSANTSAVVLPAVVNPDLWKPHCLMQRRIEGNMQKPGMAAGRVEKGPAKSSGTLLQTIQRWLAEVFSNELKLPPEKLDMDRTFQDYGIDSILMAQLTNTISKLAADSLDPSIMYEYSNITALSAWLENTYAAEISKALEIPGQESHDSNTRNSTTIEQVFPEAQATDGENSRIRREPGTQDIAVIGLSCRFPGAENLDEYWNLLSEGRSAISSVPDERWGYAADCFAALIDYNLYFDPKSFLISEEDVRAMDPQALIMLEESFKAWHHAGYGPNEIKGKSIGVYIGARSQHWPDEISFGRTRNPIVAVGQNYLAANISHFFDLRGPSVVVDTACSSALTGMNMAIQGLLLGETECAIVGGVSLLNTDRAFRIFKKRGILSREPYYHVFDKRANGVVLGEGAGVVLLKTLNRALEDGDRIYAVIKGLAINNDGRTAGPAAPNIQAQKAVLQSALAKSGKKPEEISYIEANGSGSEVTDLLELKVIQAIYNSPGRSPLGIGCIKPNIGHPLSAEGIASFIKVVLMLHYGELAPFLSGDQPMPHYDFKSSPFCFYKKHIKWPNSSKVAAVNCFADGGTNAHVIVEAWDNQSLYHIKRRPLPLQEWKGSSIRPTGIAASSVTIEGDNFITSYEKQGNPVHNNVPFNENQKSDKKINAWKKKIVEV; from the coding sequence ATGTCAAAAGTGTTTTCAAAATCCAAAGTTGATATCGCTATTATAGGTATTCATGGGCGGTTTCCGCAAGCAGAGACTAGAAAACAGTTCTGGATGAATTTATGCGAAGGCAGAAATTGCATTGAAGGTATACCTGAAGAAAGATGGCATGGAATTTTTGGTGAAAATACCGGACCTTCCGATCCAAGTATAAAAAAATGGGGAGGTTTTATAAAGGATATAGATAAATTTGATCCCGGACTGTTTAGGATTTCTCCAAAAGAAGCAGCGGAAATGGATCCTCAGCAGCGCTTGTTCCTGGAGTCTGTCTGGACGGCTATGGAAGATGCCGGCTACGGCAATCACCGGAAAGAATCGGCTGGCAGGGTCGGTTTATTTGTTGGTGCCATGTGGCATGAATATTCGCTTCACAGCCATACATACAGTTACATGCAAAATAAATACGGCGGGCCGGGCTCGCTGATGTGGGCAATAGCCAACCGTACTTCATTCATAATGAACTTTAAAGGCCCAAGTATTGCTGTAGACACTGCCTGCTCATCTTCAGCCGTAGCAGTTCACATGGCTTGCCGGAGTTTACTTTCGGATGAGTGTGATATGGCTGTGGCAGGTGGGATTAATCTGAATACCCACCTGAGGAAATTTGATTATTTATCCCATGAAAACTTATTGGCTTCAGGGCCAAAAAAATCCTGCTTTCAGCCAGGGTCTGAAGGGTATCTTCCCGGAGAGGGAGTTGGGTCTTTGCTTTTGAAGCCGCTGCAAAAAGCCGTAAATGATGGAGATAAAATTTATGCAGTGATTAGGGGAAGTCATACCAATCATAACGGCAGCGGAATGTTTTTCCGGACACCTGATTCGGAAGCTCAATGCAGGCTGTTGTGCGATGCGTATAAGAAGAGTGGGATTGACCCCAGGACTATAAGCTATATTGAAATGTCTGCGTTTGGTTCGGAAATGGTGGACATAACAGAACTGGCAGGACTGAGCAAAGCCTTCCGGCAGTTTACTGGTGATAAACAATTCTGCACTCTTGGAACTTTGAAGCCGAATATCGGGCACCTTGAGGCAGCCTCAGGCATTGCCCAGATTATCAAGGTTTTGCTCCAGCTCCAGCACCGGAAATTGTTACCGTCCAGATTTTGCGACCCTGTTCCTGAAGATTTGTTTTTGGAAACAAGCCCATTCAGTTTACAGAGGGAGTTGAGGGATTGGAAGCAGCCGCAATTGAAGAGAGGAAGAAAAGCCGGGAATACCCCGCGAAGGGCGGGAATAAGTTGCTTCGGGGCAGGTGGCACCAATGTACACCTGATATTGGAGGAATACATTGCCCCGCAGGTTTTTTCAAATACTTCTGCTGCTGATTATGTGAAACGGGAGGAAAGCTTGATAATTCTATCAGCAGAACAGCCGGAGGTACTGGATGAATATTTGCAGAGACTATCTAGTTATATTAAAGAAAATACAGACCACACCGGGATAAACTTGCAGGATATGGAATACACCCTGCAGATTGGGCGTGAAGCAATGAAGGAGCGGATAGCTTTTATTGCATACTCACCGGAAGACTTGTCAGCAAAAATAGACCGGTATTTAAAGTCTGAGAATACCGAGATTGAGGTGTTCAGAGGTACGGCTGCGTCAAAAGTACGGGTTGCTGTCAGTGCTGAACAGATGAAAGAAGCTTCTTTGGCAGAGTTGGCCGCACACTGGGTAAGGGGAGCAGTGATTGAGTGGCGGCAGCTATATAAGGACAGCAAGCGTATGAGAATTTCACTGCCTACTTATCCTTTCCTGCGTCAAAGTTATTGGCTCAAGCACCATAATGAGACAGAACCGCATATAAAGGCTGATGCCGGGACAAATACTACTTTTCAGAGTCAGGAGAGCAGAACCAAGCAGCAGGTTGTGAGCTGCCTGAAAGAGTTATTGGCTGAAGAACTTGGAGTGTCTTACAAAGCTTTGGATGAAACAGAAATGATATGGAACTACGGGTTGGATTCTCTAAGTATCAAAAAACTTAATGCACAAATTAAAAAGAAATTCGGGAAAATACCGTCTACAGTGTTTTTTGATTGTCAGACTATATCGGAACTAGCTGATTATCTGATGGAGAACTGCAACAATGAAAAAATTTGTGCCATAGATATTGATTCAAATCAGAAAGAACCTGAGTCGTACATTTCCTGCTCAAATCAGGAACAGACTGCCGTACGAACATATAAAAAATCCGTTTCAATACAGGAAGATAAGTATGATACGACAGCAATCGCCATTATAGGCATTAGCGGCCGGTATCCCATGGCGGACAATATCTCGGAGCTCTGGGAAAACATAAAATCAGGACGCGATTGTATTACCGGAATACCGGAGGAACGTCTGGACTACTGGCAGCAGTTTGGAATAGAAAGCAGCATGAACAAATCAAGCTATGCCCAATGGGGCGGCTTTATAAAAGATTTTGATAAATTCGATCCTTTATTTTTCAATATTACGCCAAGAGAAGCGGAATTGATGGACCCTCAGGAGAGGCTTTTTTTGCAGACAGTATGGGAAGCCATAGAGGATGCCGGTTATGCAGGCCAGGGGCTGGGGTCTGTTTCGGGATGGGAAAACGCGCCTGTAGGAGTTTTTGTGGGAGCTATGTGGAGCGAGTACCAGATATTCGGGGTGACTGAAGCTCTGAAAGGAAATCTGATCAGTCCCAGTTCGGCTTTATGGTCAATACCGAACAGGGTTTCTTACTTTTTCAATTTTTCAGGGCCAAGTATGTCTGTAGATTCAGCTTGCTCCTCTTCTTTAACCGCAATTCATCTTGCTTGTGAAAGCCTGAAGAGAAACGAATGTGCAGTTGCCGTTGCCGGAGGCGTCAGCCTTTCCATGCATCCTGTAAAGTATGTTTATCTGAATCAGCGTAAATTTGCATCCAGCGACGGGAAATGCAGAAGCTTTGGTGAAGGCGGTGACGGGTATGTACCCGGTGAAGGTGTAGGAGCGGTTATATTAAAACCTCTTTCACAGGCGGTCAAAGACGGCGACCATATTTACGGGGTTATCCGAGGCAGTGGAGTGAGCCATGGAGGAAGGGCAAACGGGTATACTGTTCCAAACCCGAAAGCTCAAGCTGACCTCATCAGAAATGTTTTAAACAAGGCCCGGGTAAACCCCAGGGATGTAGGATATATAGAAGCTCACGGTACGGGAACGGCGTTGGGTGATCCCATAGAGGTAGAGGGCTTGACAAAAGCCTTTAGAACCGGAACACCGGAAAATCAGTTTTGTTCCATTGGATCAGTTAAGTCAAATATCGGGCACTGCGAAAGTGCTGCAGGTATTGCAGGTTTGACAAAGGTACTTCTCCAGATGAAGTACGGGCAGTTGATTCCCTCGTTGCACTCCAAGGTGCTGAATCCCAACATTGACTTTATTGATACTCCTTTTAAAGTTCAACAGGAACTTGCGGAGTGGAAGCGGCCTGTAGCCATGAATAACGGACAATTGAGGGAATGTCCCAGGATCGCGGGCATCTCGTCTTTTGGAGCAGGTGGCTCCAATGGTCACATTCTGGTTGAAGAGTACATTCAGGAACCGGACAGAAACAACTGGGTCGGTGACATACAGCAGCATCCTGTAATTATCCTCTTGTCTGCAAGAAGCAGCGAACAGCTTCACGAACAGGCCAGGAGGCTATTGGCTGCTGTACGGCAAAAGCAGTTCTCTGATTCCGAGCTGGTTAGTGTAGCATACACGCTTCAGGTAGGGCGTGAAGCCATGGAGGAACGCCTGGCGATGATTGTTGACTCTGTCGGGGATCTTGAAAGAAAACTTGGTGATTTCCTGAGCGGGCGGGGTAATGCTACAGATATCTGCTGCGGGCAGATTAAGAGCAGTAAAGAAGCTATGTCGGTTTTTACAGTTGATGAGGAACTGAAAGAGGCAATCGATAAGTGGATACAAAAGGGGAAATATTGGAGGCTTCTGGAATTCTGGGTAAAGGGACTGGCTATAGATTGGAACAAACTCTATGGCGATAAGCGGCCGATGCGTGTAAGTCTGCCTACATATCCCTTTGCAGGTGAGCGCTATTGGATACCCGGCAGTGCTATGCGGTGCGAAGCTGAAATATCCGGACTGCAAGTAGAAGAAGGTCATCAAGCGAAGAGAAAATTATGCCTGCTTGAGAAGAATTGGGAATTGTGTACAGCAGCTCCGACGAAGAACTTTTATAAAACTGTTGCAATATTGACAAAAAGTGAAACTGAGGGACTGGCAAGCCAGCTTTCTCAATACTTCAGCAGCAGCAGAATTTTTAACATAGCAGAACTGGAATCTCAGATAGGACAGCCGGAAGCCGTATGGAAAGAATACGACGGCTGTATTGATTTGACAGGCTGTGGAAGTGTGAAAACCGGCTTGTCTGTATGGATAGAATGGCATCAGAAATTAATTGAATACGGTCATAAGGATGGAATGATGCTGTTATGTGTAAGCAATGGCTTGGAATCGTACCGGAATAATAGGGTAGACTTGACCGGAGCGGTTAATGCGGGATTATACCGCATGCTCCAAAGTGAATACGGGCATTTGTCATCACGTCATATGGATTCGGATTTGGAAATTGGGGATAAGGCTCTTGCAGAGCAGATAGCATGCGAGTTCCTTATGGATTGCGAGGAGTCCGAGGTTTGCTACAGGGATGGAAAACGTTACAGGGCTTTTCTCAAGGAAACAGATGAAAGCATCAAAAAACATGAAGCATTGAAGTTTCCTGAAGGACATGTCCTGTGGATTACCGGCGGGACAAGAGGATTGGGCCACTTATGCGCAAAGCACTTTGTCACGAACTATGGCGTTAAACGGTTGGTGTTGACCGGACGGGAGAGTATTCCTCCGAAAGAGCAATGGAGTTCCTTAAAGCGCCAAAATACCTCCATTGCACAAAAAATCAAGGCCATAGAGGATTTGGAAATGCTGGGGGCACAGGTGCATACGGTTTCAGTTTCACTGACGGACGGAAATGCATTGCGTGATGTTTTGACAGAAGTTGAAAATACAATGGGCAAAATCGGAGGGGTTATACACTGCGCAGGTATCACCGATGCGGAAAACCCTGCTTTTATCCGCAAGTCCGTAACAAGTGTGGAAAGAGTCCTTGAGCCCAAGGTTTATGGATTGGACAAGTTATACGAAGTATTTTCGGACAGGCCTTTAAAGTTTTTTGTCCTGTTTTCATCCGTATCGGCCATTATTCCGACTTTAGCTACGGGACAGAGTGATTATGCCATGGGAAATGCATACATGGACTATTTTGCAGAAGCAAAAGTAAATTCGTATCCTGTCATCAGTATCCAATGGCCCAGTTGGAAAGAGACCGGTTTTGGCGAGGTAAAAAACCGTGCATATCTGCAGACCGGCCTGCTGAGCCATACGGACACTGAAGGTTTACAGCTTCTGGATTGGATTCTGTCCGCAAACACAAGTGCAGTGGTACTGCCGGCGGTGGTCAATCCGGATTTATGGAAGCCACACTGTCTGATGCAGCGCAGAATTGAGGGGAATATGCAGAAACCCGGTATGGCTGCCGGAAGAGTTGAAAAAGGTCCTGCTAAAAGTTCGGGTACGCTTTTACAGACAATTCAAAGATGGCTTGCAGAAGTGTTCTCAAATGAGTTAAAGCTACCTCCTGAAAAGCTGGATATGGATAGGACCTTCCAGGATTATGGAATTGATTCCATCCTAATGGCGCAGCTGACTAACACAATAAGCAAACTTGCAGCAGACAGCCTGGACCCTTCCATAATGTATGAATACTCCAATATCACCGCTCTTTCCGCATGGCTTGAGAATACTTATGCTGCAGAAATATCCAAAGCATTGGAAATACCCGGACAAGAGAGCCACGATTCAAATACTCGGAATTCAACAACAATTGAGCAGGTTTTTCCTGAAGCTCAGGCAACTGATGGTGAAAATTCCCGAATCAGAAGGGAACCAGGTACTCAGGACATTGCAGTTATCGGGTTATCATGCCGTTTTCCAGGTGCAGAAAATCTGGACGAATACTGGAACCTGCTTTCGGAAGGACGGTCTGCTATAAGCAGTGTGCCTGACGAAAGATGGGGGTATGCCGCTGATTGTTTTGCAGCATTGATTGATTACAATTTGTATTTCGATCCGAAATCCTTTCTTATTTCCGAAGAGGATGTAAGGGCTATGGATCCTCAAGCCTTAATAATGCTCGAAGAAAGCTTTAAGGCTTGGCATCATGCAGGCTATGGGCCTAATGAGATCAAAGGAAAATCCATAGGGGTTTATATAGGTGCAAGAAGCCAGCATTGGCCTGATGAAATAAGTTTCGGCAGGACCAGGAATCCTATTGTAGCTGTCGGGCAAAACTATCTTGCTGCAAACATCTCGCACTTTTTTGACTTGAGAGGGCCAAGTGTTGTCGTGGATACGGCATGTTCCTCTGCTTTGACCGGGATGAACATGGCAATCCAGGGTTTGCTCCTGGGAGAGACCGAGTGTGCAATTGTCGGAGGGGTAAGCCTTTTAAATACCGACAGGGCATTCAGGATATTCAAAAAGAGGGGAATTTTAAGCAGGGAGCCATACTACCATGTATTCGATAAACGCGCTAATGGAGTGGTACTTGGTGAGGGAGCCGGAGTGGTCCTGCTGAAAACTCTGAACAGAGCTCTAGAGGATGGCGACCGTATCTATGCAGTTATAAAGGGGTTGGCCATAAATAATGACGGGAGGACTGCAGGTCCGGCAGCGCCAAATATCCAGGCGCAAAAAGCAGTTCTGCAATCTGCCCTGGCTAAAAGCGGCAAAAAGCCGGAGGAAATAAGCTATATCGAAGCAAACGGATCCGGCTCGGAGGTAACAGACTTACTGGAGCTTAAAGTGATTCAGGCTATATATAATTCGCCGGGCAGGTCTCCGCTGGGAATAGGATGCATAAAGCCTAATATCGGGCATCCCTTATCTGCCGAAGGCATTGCGAGTTTTATAAAAGTTGTGTTAATGCTGCATTACGGGGAATTGGCCCCCTTTTTATCAGGTGATCAGCCGATGCCACATTATGATTTCAAGTCATCACCATTCTGCTTTTACAAGAAGCATATCAAGTGGCCGAATAGTTCCAAAGTAGCAGCGGTTAATTGCTTTGCAGACGGAGGTACCAATGCCCATGTTATTGTTGAGGCCTGGGACAATCAAAGCTTGTACCACATAAAGAGGCGGCCGCTACCATTACAGGAATGGAAAGGGTCTAGTATCCGCCCGACGGGAATAGCTGCTTCATCAGTGACAATTGAAGGTGATAATTTTATAACTTCTTATGAAAAACAGGGTAATCCGGTACATAACAATGTACCTTTTAACGAAAATCAGAAATCTGACAAAAAGATAAATGCCTGGAAGAAGAAAATAGTGGAGGTATAA
- a CDS encoding amino acid adenylation domain-containing protein: MILQKYLENSAQRYGEKTAVRYRDEAVTYRQLNMLANQVANTLISQGLAVGDKVGLYLSKSIEAVAAIFGILKAGAVYVPLDPDSPLERTRYIISNCSISTIVVDDFKLQKLVKNQELFPEKLLLLNMSKKQPVPSENKNGWKVLSRTEIEDHSINTTDAETLTENDLAYILYTSGSTGQPKGVMLTHLNGSVFVDWAADYLNLRADDIFSSHAPFHFDLSIFDIFVSIKLGATLCLIPPGISYFPDAILKYLYENKITVWYSVPSALIQLLSLKDDLRAKLQSVNTLIYAGEVFPYQYLNKLGEVLTETDVYNFYGPTETNVITYYKVELQKDKPLEENVPIGMPCPYAEIRIVDENMKPVPPGGAGELIVNGSSLMSGYWGDAEKSARAVRKVTGEKGEAFFYFTGDWVAEREDGSIIYINRRDNMVKTRGFRVELGEIETALYKHSSVQKASVVAIPDEKIGHRIIAFVDLKKGSRVLPDEMEKHCEHFLPAYMLPEKIIVLQELPLSANGKIDREKLKELYQKF; this comes from the coding sequence ATGATACTGCAGAAATACCTTGAAAACAGTGCACAGCGGTACGGTGAAAAGACGGCTGTAAGATATAGGGATGAGGCTGTAACTTATCGCCAATTGAATATGCTGGCAAATCAGGTTGCAAATACACTTATCTCACAGGGATTGGCTGTGGGAGACAAAGTAGGCCTTTATCTTTCGAAATCCATAGAGGCTGTGGCGGCTATTTTCGGAATACTGAAAGCAGGAGCGGTTTATGTGCCTCTTGATCCTGATTCTCCATTAGAACGTACACGATATATTATTTCAAACTGCAGCATCAGTACTATTGTAGTTGATGATTTCAAGCTGCAAAAGCTTGTAAAAAACCAAGAACTCTTTCCGGAAAAACTGCTGCTGTTGAATATGTCAAAAAAGCAGCCTGTACCGTCAGAAAATAAAAATGGTTGGAAGGTTTTAAGCCGTACAGAAATAGAGGATCACTCTATAAATACCACGGATGCTGAAACCCTCACGGAAAATGATCTGGCATATATTCTCTATACTTCCGGGTCTACAGGTCAGCCCAAAGGGGTTATGCTTACACACTTGAACGGAAGTGTATTCGTTGACTGGGCTGCTGATTATCTAAATTTAAGGGCGGATGATATATTTTCGAGTCATGCACCTTTTCACTTTGATTTATCCATTTTTGATATATTCGTATCAATCAAACTAGGAGCCACACTATGCCTGATTCCCCCGGGTATTTCATATTTTCCGGATGCTATTCTAAAGTATTTATATGAAAATAAAATCACTGTATGGTATTCGGTTCCTTCAGCCCTGATCCAGCTTTTATCCTTGAAGGATGACCTTAGGGCAAAACTGCAGTCGGTCAATACCTTGATTTATGCAGGTGAGGTATTTCCTTACCAGTATCTGAATAAGCTTGGAGAAGTGCTGACCGAAACAGACGTATACAATTTTTATGGCCCGACTGAAACAAATGTAATTACCTACTATAAGGTGGAGCTCCAAAAGGACAAGCCACTGGAGGAAAATGTTCCGATCGGGATGCCCTGCCCTTATGCTGAAATCCGCATAGTAGACGAAAATATGAAGCCGGTTCCGCCGGGTGGTGCAGGTGAACTGATTGTAAACGGAAGCAGTCTGATGTCCGGTTATTGGGGTGATGCAGAGAAAAGTGCCAGGGCTGTCAGAAAAGTAACCGGAGAAAAAGGAGAGGCTTTCTTTTATTTTACCGGGGATTGGGTTGCAGAACGCGAGGATGGGAGCATCATTTATATTAATCGCCGAGATAACATGGTGAAGACCAGGGGGTTCAGGGTTGAGCTGGGAGAGATTGAAACTGCATTATATAAGCATTCGTCAGTTCAAAAGGCTTCGGTTGTTGCCATACCTGATGAAAAAATAGGGCACCGCATAATTGCATTTGTTGATTTGAAAAAGGGTTCAAGGGTGTTGCCCGATGAGATGGAAAAGCACTGTGAACATTTTTTGCCTGCATATATGCTGCCTGAAAAAATTATTGTTTTGCAGGAACTTCCTCTTTCAGCTAACGGCAAGATTGACCGGGAAAAACTCAAAGAGCTTTATCAAAAGTTCTGA
- a CDS encoding acyl-CoA dehydrogenase family protein, producing MDFSWTKDQKVLRSQAVKFAQNSNRADAIEADRNCEFSKELWRAYADFGVQGLIVPGEYGGLELDMLSCIAIMEGLGYGTNDNGILFSINAHIWSCVKPILTFGTQKQKEKYLPGLCNGEVIGVHAMTEPETGSDAFNLKTTAVDKGDHYVVNGCKTFITNGDIADVVLVFVRDSQKKENINCLIVEKGIPGFTLSRKIEKMGLRTSPMNQLFFENCIIPKENLLGQEGMGKIIFSHAMDEERAFILSAQIGSMEKQLETCVSYAKTRKQYGSMIFKYQSISNMLADMKVRLETSRLLVYKVASLKAKGENASQFSAIAKLYVSESYVQNSLSAMRIHGGYGYTTEYELERQLRDSVGGLFYSGTSEIMHNIIAELLD from the coding sequence ATGGATTTTAGCTGGACAAAGGATCAAAAAGTACTGAGGAGTCAGGCTGTAAAGTTTGCCCAAAACTCAAACAGGGCAGATGCAATAGAGGCTGATCGGAATTGTGAATTCTCAAAAGAATTATGGAGGGCATATGCTGATTTTGGCGTGCAGGGTCTGATAGTTCCTGGTGAGTATGGGGGCCTGGAGCTTGATATGTTATCCTGTATTGCCATAATGGAGGGTCTCGGATATGGAACTAACGATAATGGGATACTTTTTTCCATAAATGCTCATATTTGGAGTTGTGTCAAGCCCATTCTCACCTTTGGTACTCAAAAGCAGAAGGAAAAATACCTTCCGGGTCTGTGTAATGGAGAAGTCATAGGGGTACATGCAATGACAGAACCGGAAACAGGTTCCGATGCATTCAATCTGAAAACTACGGCTGTAGACAAAGGTGACCATTATGTAGTAAACGGCTGCAAGACGTTCATAACAAATGGTGATATAGCAGATGTCGTACTTGTTTTTGTAAGAGACTCCCAAAAAAAAGAGAACATAAACTGTCTTATAGTGGAGAAGGGCATACCGGGCTTTACTCTTTCCAGGAAAATAGAAAAAATGGGTTTGAGGACATCTCCCATGAACCAGCTCTTTTTTGAAAACTGCATAATACCCAAGGAAAATCTACTGGGACAGGAAGGGATGGGCAAGATAATTTTCAGTCATGCTATGGATGAAGAAAGAGCTTTTATCCTTTCAGCACAGATTGGAAGTATGGAAAAACAGCTTGAAACCTGCGTAAGTTATGCAAAAACAAGGAAGCAGTACGGGAGCATGATATTCAAATACCAGTCAATCAGCAATATGCTGGCAGATATGAAGGTCAGACTTGAGACATCAAGATTACTTGTCTACAAGGTTGCTTCTCTTAAGGCAAAAGGGGAAAATGCATCTCAATTCTCTGCAATCGCAAAGCTTTACGTAAGTGAGTCATATGTACAAAACAGCTTGTCTGCAATGAGAATCCATGGCGGGTACGGGTATACAACTGAGTATGAGCTGGAACGCCAGTTGAGGGATTCCGTAGGAGGATTGTTTTATTCAGGAACATCGGAAATCATGCACAATATTATTGCGGAATTATTGGACTAA
- a CDS encoding acyl carrier protein, translated as MREEIHKYVYTNLLNNEVQIDDDTPLYTTSLITSMGHLKLINFIERTFDVSIPMSSLNLENFDTIKQIVQFIEGVQGNSD; from the coding sequence ATGAGAGAAGAAATACATAAATACGTTTACACTAACCTGCTTAATAATGAGGTTCAAATTGATGACGACACACCACTTTATACTACATCCTTAATAACATCAATGGGACATTTGAAGCTGATTAATTTCATAGAACGGACATTTGATGTTTCGATTCCAATGAGCAGCTTAAATCTGGAAAACTTCGACACAATCAAACAAATAGTGCAATTCATTGAGGGTGTACAGGGGAACTCCGACTAG